The following proteins are co-located in the Rheinheimera salexigens genome:
- the pdxJ gene encoding pyridoxine 5'-phosphate synthase, with protein MQQPIFLGVNIDHIATLRQARGTYYPEPVHAALIAEQSGADGITIHLREDRRHIIDRDVYVLSQTIATRLNFEMAITDEMLKIASDVKPYFACFVPEKRQELTTEGGLDVISQASKISDAIAQMAEHNTLVSLFIDADKQQIDAAAKAGAPFIEIHTGQYAQATDPKLQQAELKRIQEAAAYAASLGITVNAGHGLHYHNVQPIAAIPEMYELNIGHAIVARAVFSGLANAVSEMKRLMVEARR; from the coding sequence ATGCAACAGCCTATTTTTCTTGGTGTGAATATTGATCATATTGCAACGTTACGTCAGGCCAGAGGAACTTATTACCCTGAGCCCGTGCATGCTGCTTTAATTGCCGAGCAATCGGGTGCTGATGGTATTACGATACATTTACGCGAAGATCGTCGGCACATTATAGATCGGGATGTTTATGTCCTTAGCCAAACCATCGCTACCCGGTTAAATTTTGAAATGGCTATAACCGATGAAATGCTAAAAATTGCCAGCGATGTTAAACCGTATTTTGCCTGTTTTGTGCCAGAAAAGCGCCAAGAGCTCACCACAGAAGGTGGTTTAGATGTTATCAGTCAGGCCAGTAAAATTAGCGATGCTATTGCGCAAATGGCTGAGCACAATACTTTAGTGTCATTATTTATTGATGCCGATAAACAGCAAATAGATGCCGCAGCAAAAGCCGGCGCCCCTTTTATTGAAATCCATACCGGTCAATATGCACAAGCAACGGACCCTAAGTTGCAACAAGCTGAACTAAAACGGATCCAAGAAGCGGCAGCTTATGCGGCTTCATTAGGTATTACCGTCAATGCCGGCCATGGTTTGCATTATCATAACGTACAACCGATAGCGGCAATTCCTGAAATGTATGAGTTAAATATTGGTCATGCTATCGTCGCGCGTGCGGTATTTTCAGGCTTAGCCAATGCGGTGTCAGAAATGAAACGCTTAATGGTTGAGGCGCGTCGCTAA
- the acpS gene encoding holo-ACP synthase produces MAIVGLGTDIVEIARIATSLARSPGLVKRVLTAAEQEIYQQRFAINPEQAGRYFAKRFAAKEAAAKALGTGIGRGVSFQHIHISNNEQGAPLLCFSDFAAELAQSMAVSHIWLSITDEQAYAAATVILER; encoded by the coding sequence ATGGCCATTGTAGGCTTGGGTACAGACATTGTAGAAATTGCGCGAATAGCCACTAGTTTAGCGCGCAGCCCGGGCTTAGTTAAACGGGTTTTAACCGCTGCAGAACAAGAAATTTATCAGCAGCGGTTTGCCATTAATCCTGAACAAGCAGGCCGTTATTTTGCTAAGCGGTTTGCGGCGAAAGAAGCGGCGGCTAAAGCCTTAGGCACAGGCATTGGCAGAGGTGTGTCGTTTCAACATATTCATATTAGCAATAATGAACAGGGTGCACCTTTACTTTGTTTTAGTGATTTTGCCGCTGAATTAGCGCAAAGCATGGCAGTCAGCCATATTTGGTTATCAATCACTGACGAGCAAGCCTATGCCGCCGCCACCGTTATCTTAGAACGTTAA
- the era gene encoding GTPase Era — MTDKPVTVTDSTTYAGLVAIVGRPNVGKSTLLNKLIGQKVSITSKKPQTTRHRIVGIDTQENYQTVYVDTPGLHIEEKRAINRLMNKAAASSILDVEFVLFVVEGTRWTDDDQMVLNRLIAADKPVILVVNKVDLYRDKETLLPHIQWLGQQLNSIGVVPLSAETGDNVEALRRLVQKNLSPCEFFFPDDYVTDRSMRFMAAEMVREKLMRFLGDELPYSVTVEIERFKWEEKHYHIAALVLVERESQKRMVIGNKGERIKTIATEARLDMAAMLEQPVFLQVWVKVKSGWADDERALRSLGYGED; from the coding sequence ATGACAGATAAGCCTGTAACAGTTACTGATAGCACCACTTATGCTGGCTTAGTTGCCATAGTGGGTCGGCCTAATGTAGGTAAATCAACCTTATTAAATAAGTTGATCGGCCAAAAAGTCAGTATCACATCGAAAAAACCGCAAACAACTCGGCACCGTATTGTCGGTATTGATACTCAAGAGAATTACCAAACCGTTTATGTTGATACGCCTGGCCTACATATTGAAGAAAAAAGAGCTATTAACCGGTTAATGAATAAAGCGGCAGCTAGTTCAATTTTAGATGTTGAATTTGTGCTGTTTGTGGTTGAAGGTACCCGTTGGACTGATGATGACCAAATGGTATTAAACCGTTTAATTGCCGCTGATAAACCGGTTATCTTAGTGGTAAATAAAGTCGATTTATATCGAGATAAAGAAACGTTATTACCGCATATTCAATGGTTAGGCCAACAGTTAAATTCTATTGGTGTGGTGCCGTTATCTGCTGAAACCGGTGATAACGTTGAAGCGTTACGTCGCTTAGTACAAAAAAACTTATCGCCTTGCGAATTCTTTTTCCCTGACGACTATGTAACTGATCGCTCTATGCGTTTTATGGCAGCAGAAATGGTCCGTGAAAAGCTAATGCGCTTTTTAGGTGATGAATTACCGTATTCTGTTACCGTTGAAATTGAGCGTTTTAAGTGGGAAGAAAAGCATTACCATATTGCCGCCTTAGTGTTAGTTGAGCGTGAAAGCCAAAAGCGGATGGTAATTGGTAACAAAGGTGAACGCATTAAGACTATTGCCACTGAAGCTAGGCTTGATATGGCCGCAATGTTAGAACAACCGGTATTTTTACAAGTGTGGGTAAAAGTAAAATCGGGTTGGGCTGATGATGAACGTGCACTGCGCAGCTTAGGTTACGGCGAAGATTAA
- the rlmD gene encoding 23S rRNA (uracil(1939)-C(5))-methyltransferase RlmD encodes MVSIYKAKTKPSRIGNIINLSIDSTDYEVQGIAKIDNKIAFVTGALAGEKVQAKVLEDKAGFIKASVTSVKQAVPERVNAPCRYAKQCGGCQLQYIAVSDQQRLKQLGIDDLLSHQLGLTDLPWQPMLAADNIAYRRRARIGVWYDKKQRKFSIGFRQANAKQIVNIQHCLVLSPVLAPVFTVLATQLPLLSTNSAVTHVEVIDAAGQAYIIVRHTQPLTLQDKQRLIDAWPTAIWLGEFESGQFSPWQPEHAQYQAEYSLPEQGLRLQFGLDNFIQVNAAVNQEMVSQALQWLAPTATDTILDLYAGIGNFSLALAQQVKAVHAVEGIDKMVQQLLHNAKVNQLSNVTASQADLHLPWPKASWNTAQYNKVLLDPARAGAHGAIEQVVKLKPKTILYVSCNAATLARDSKVLLDSGYRLEKLSGIDMFPHTRHLELMALFSK; translated from the coding sequence ATGGTCAGCATTTACAAAGCAAAAACAAAACCTAGCCGTATTGGCAATATCATTAATCTAAGCATTGATAGTACTGACTATGAAGTGCAAGGTATTGCTAAAATAGATAATAAAATAGCCTTTGTTACTGGCGCGCTAGCGGGAGAGAAAGTACAGGCCAAAGTGTTGGAAGACAAAGCTGGCTTTATTAAGGCAAGCGTTACCTCGGTTAAACAAGCTGTGCCAGAGCGAGTAAACGCTCCCTGTCGTTATGCCAAACAATGTGGTGGTTGCCAGTTACAATATATCGCCGTTAGTGACCAACAACGCTTAAAACAACTAGGAATTGATGACTTATTAAGCCATCAGCTAGGCTTAACTGACCTACCTTGGCAACCGATGCTAGCTGCAGACAACATAGCCTACCGTCGCCGTGCCAGAATAGGCGTATGGTATGATAAAAAACAACGCAAATTTAGTATTGGTTTTCGCCAAGCCAATGCCAAACAAATTGTTAATATTCAACACTGCTTAGTGCTATCGCCAGTTTTAGCGCCAGTATTTACCGTGCTAGCTACGCAATTACCGTTACTGTCGACCAACAGTGCCGTTACCCATGTTGAAGTGATTGACGCCGCAGGCCAAGCTTATATTATTGTCCGTCATACTCAGCCATTAACTTTGCAAGATAAGCAGCGCTTAATTGATGCTTGGCCAACAGCTATTTGGTTGGGTGAGTTTGAGTCGGGCCAGTTTAGTCCTTGGCAACCAGAGCATGCACAATATCAAGCGGAATATTCACTGCCAGAGCAAGGGCTACGATTACAGTTTGGCCTTGATAATTTTATTCAGGTTAACGCTGCGGTCAATCAAGAAATGGTCAGCCAAGCGCTGCAATGGTTAGCGCCAACAGCAACCGACACTATTTTAGATTTATATGCAGGCATAGGTAATTTTAGCCTGGCTTTAGCCCAGCAGGTAAAAGCTGTACATGCTGTTGAAGGTATCGACAAGATGGTGCAACAATTATTACATAATGCTAAAGTGAATCAATTAAGCAATGTCACTGCTAGCCAAGCAGACTTGCATTTACCTTGGCCAAAAGCCAGTTGGAATACTGCTCAGTATAATAAAGTGCTACTTGACCCCGCTAGAGCAGGTGCCCATGGTGCGATTGAGCAAGTGGTGAAGTTAAAACCTAAAACCATTTTATATGTATCCTGTAATGCAGCAACATTAGCACGCGACAGTAAAGTTTTATTGGATAGTGGTTACCGTTTAGAAAAGCTCAGTGGCATTGATATGTTTCCACATACTCGTCATTTAGAGTTAATGGCCTTATTTAGCAAATAG
- the relA gene encoding GTP diphosphokinase, producing the protein MVKVRQSHSTAYNSDDTLAWLGSLELTEKKISDLMAAETWLKQRNLDASEPEVKTGWEMVEILAELRMDIDSLLAALLFPIIEAKLIDEDSLAEQFSNHVIRLLSSVKQMEAIRSIPTDPNHSVSPQQADNLRRMLLAMVEDVRAVVIKLAGQICYLRYVKDADEETRVLAAKETNAIFGPLANRLGIGQLKWELEDLAFRYLHPVLYKQIAGLLEERRLDREQYLQDFVCSVQQKMAHEQLTVDVQGRPKHIYSIWKKMQKKQLPFEQLYDIRAVRIVTDKVQDCYAALGIVHTSWRHLPKEFDDYIATPKQNGYQSIHTVVFGPQGRVIEVQIRTRQMHEDSELGVAAHWRYKEGASNSKSAANDEKVEWLRKLLQWQEEVVDSADLAEELRNQVIEDRVYVFTPKGDIVDLPLGSTPLDFAYYVHSNVGHRCIGAKISGRIVPFTYQLKTGDQVDILTGREPNPSRDWLNPHLGYIKSSRARSKVQYWFRQQDKDKNLAAGKELLDTELMRLNLQLEQTQKLLKRFNVNSMDELFVGIGGSDIKLTQVVHFIQSQHDKAQAPEIDPRLITKPLPAALKAKSDVIVQGVGNLLTHTAGCCQPLPGDAIVGYITQGRGIAIHRDDCEQFKTLLDSHPERAVEANWGGKYASGYEVDIRIIAHDRSNLLRDITNILANEKANVTKLSSSSDTKAQTAVLDMTLELYNLDSLNKLLSKINQLEDIIEAKRFTH; encoded by the coding sequence ATGGTTAAAGTTCGCCAATCACATAGCACCGCTTACAACAGTGATGACACTCTAGCCTGGCTAGGTTCACTTGAGTTAACTGAGAAAAAAATCAGTGACTTAATGGCAGCAGAAACTTGGCTAAAACAGCGTAATTTAGATGCATCAGAGCCTGAAGTGAAAACGGGTTGGGAGATGGTCGAAATTCTTGCTGAGTTAAGAATGGATATCGACTCTTTATTAGCGGCATTACTATTCCCCATTATTGAAGCTAAATTAATAGATGAAGATAGCTTAGCCGAGCAGTTCTCGAATCATGTCATTCGTTTGCTAAGTTCAGTTAAGCAAATGGAAGCGATTAGAAGCATTCCTACCGACCCTAACCATAGCGTTAGCCCACAACAAGCCGATAATTTACGCCGCATGCTTTTAGCGATGGTTGAAGATGTGCGGGCAGTCGTAATTAAATTGGCCGGGCAAATTTGTTATTTGCGCTACGTCAAAGATGCCGATGAAGAAACCCGGGTGTTAGCCGCAAAAGAAACCAATGCGATATTTGGTCCCTTAGCCAATAGGCTAGGTATCGGCCAATTAAAGTGGGAGCTAGAAGACTTAGCGTTTCGTTATTTACATCCGGTGTTATATAAGCAGATAGCCGGCTTATTAGAAGAGCGCCGCTTAGACCGAGAACAGTATCTGCAAGATTTCGTATGTTCGGTGCAGCAAAAAATGGCTCATGAACAGCTCACCGTTGATGTCCAAGGCCGGCCGAAACATATTTATAGTATTTGGAAAAAAATGCAAAAAAAACAGCTGCCGTTTGAGCAGCTGTATGATATTCGCGCTGTGCGTATTGTCACCGATAAAGTGCAAGATTGTTATGCCGCATTAGGCATAGTGCATACTAGCTGGCGCCATTTACCTAAAGAGTTTGATGATTATATTGCTACGCCAAAGCAAAATGGCTATCAATCTATTCATACCGTGGTATTTGGTCCGCAAGGTCGGGTGATTGAAGTGCAAATTCGTACCCGACAAATGCATGAAGACTCAGAGTTAGGGGTTGCCGCACACTGGCGGTATAAAGAAGGTGCCTCTAATAGTAAATCTGCGGCAAATGATGAAAAAGTAGAATGGCTGCGTAAGCTATTACAATGGCAAGAAGAAGTGGTTGATTCTGCCGATTTAGCCGAAGAATTACGAAATCAGGTTATTGAAGACCGCGTATATGTGTTTACGCCCAAAGGCGATATTGTCGACTTACCTTTAGGCTCGACCCCCTTAGACTTTGCCTATTATGTTCATTCCAATGTCGGACACAGATGTATAGGGGCTAAAATCTCTGGTCGTATCGTACCTTTCACCTATCAGTTAAAAACCGGTGATCAAGTTGATATATTAACCGGCCGAGAGCCTAACCCAAGTCGCGACTGGCTAAACCCACATCTTGGCTATATAAAATCCAGTCGTGCTCGGTCTAAAGTGCAGTATTGGTTTCGCCAACAAGATAAAGATAAAAACTTAGCCGCCGGTAAAGAATTGCTCGACACTGAGTTAATGCGGCTGAACTTGCAATTAGAACAAACTCAAAAGTTATTAAAACGCTTTAATGTTAATTCAATGGATGAATTATTTGTTGGCATTGGTGGCAGCGATATTAAGTTAACCCAAGTGGTGCACTTTATTCAAAGCCAGCATGATAAGGCGCAAGCACCGGAAATAGATCCGCGCTTAATTACCAAGCCATTACCGGCGGCGCTAAAAGCTAAAAGCGATGTTATCGTACAAGGTGTGGGTAATTTATTAACTCATACCGCAGGTTGTTGTCAGCCGTTACCGGGTGACGCCATTGTGGGTTATATTACCCAAGGTCGTGGCATAGCTATCCATCGTGATGATTGTGAGCAATTTAAAACCTTATTAGACAGCCACCCAGAGCGGGCAGTTGAGGCTAATTGGGGCGGTAAATATGCTTCGGGTTATGAGGTTGATATCCGGATCATTGCCCATGATCGCAGTAACTTATTGCGTGATATCACCAATATTTTAGCTAATGAAAAAGCCAACGTTACAAAACTGTCAAGCAGCTCAGATACTAAAGCGCAAACGGCAGTGTTGGATATGACCTTAGAGTTGTATAATTTAGACTCGCTAAATAAATTACTGAGTAAAATTAATCAGTTAGAAGATATAATTGAAGCTAAACGTTTCACTCATTAA
- the barA gene encoding two-component sensor histidine kinase BarA yields MTKIRLRIWLLLCSLLPALLISVFSGGYFSYVRHHELQFSLSEQARHIAVPLAITSASLLASEQQLPLQQLIDTSHRYNSPLLTSIAIFNQQNQLVYNSNPQFTATALASKQQTDLTEHGFYSETATNLIFYHPLTLAQNGQQLHLGYLVLDLHKDTLHLRQQSSALEMILILISCLLLSCAPAFYILQRLYRPVRLMNIQLKQLINHDHTNNIPLVTRKPKATAKELIEMQQGLNKLSAQIVSQEHEMQQQIDQANSDLQQTLEQLEVHNVQLDFARRKALEENRQKSEFLAKMSHELRTPLNGVIGFTRQVLKTKLTSNQHDYLTTIQKSANSLLHLVNDVLDFSKLEEGRLSINPEPFSLRDMLNDATELLAANAFDKYLELVLMIDPECPDDIIADPKRFSQVLMNIAGNAIKFTDHGSIVIRVSCNSLNDDQIILHCSVQDTGRGISSEQQQQLFHGFGSSDPSSHQSGSGLGLMISQRLVEAMGGKIGFESTQAEGSTFWFTLKCKRHQLTVAENLPIAVLEQKTVLYFEPQQHSREAMLQLLQSWYLNVTICSTLSQLQHTLAQQQHYDIAIIGKTVAINQVNHIISVMQKIKPQTDYLYLLVNTLSPSIRETLLNSGADACLSKPAHLTKLAMALAHPYLQHQASSDEILLPKKAQLKVLTVDDNEANLKLINTLLAEQVEHIESAFDGAEAWHKATQHVYDIIFLDINMPIMDGINACQRIRQSSLNEHTPIIAVTAHTADGERERLMMLGFDEFLSKPLDEKMLQCILQEFCQHKQITATAAINPTPAWPESKIVDWALALQQANGKVNLMQDMLAMLISSIEPTQLAIQQAIKQHDRAALLQHIHKLHGGCCYTGVPRLKQLAEIIETSLKQQVPLQTLEPEFFELDDLLQTLLQEQQQWPEWPDVEG; encoded by the coding sequence ATGACAAAAATAAGATTACGTATTTGGTTGCTACTGTGTAGCTTATTACCCGCGCTGCTAATTAGTGTATTCTCTGGCGGCTATTTTAGCTATGTTCGTCACCATGAGTTACAGTTTTCTTTATCTGAGCAAGCACGACATATTGCCGTTCCGCTGGCTATTACCAGCGCTAGCTTATTGGCATCTGAACAACAGTTACCCTTACAACAGCTTATTGATACTAGCCACCGCTACAATTCACCTTTATTAACCAGCATAGCCATATTTAATCAGCAAAATCAGCTAGTGTATAATAGTAATCCCCAATTCACTGCCACTGCTTTAGCCAGTAAGCAGCAAACCGATCTAACTGAACATGGCTTTTATAGTGAAACTGCAACTAACTTAATATTCTACCACCCACTGACCCTAGCGCAAAACGGTCAACAGTTGCACTTAGGTTACTTAGTATTAGATTTGCATAAAGATACATTACATTTGCGTCAGCAAAGTAGTGCGTTAGAAATGATACTAATTTTAATCAGTTGTTTATTATTAAGCTGTGCCCCAGCATTTTATATTTTGCAGCGGTTATATCGGCCGGTTCGGCTTATGAACATCCAACTTAAACAATTAATTAATCATGATCATACTAATAACATCCCGTTAGTCACGCGTAAGCCCAAAGCTACTGCCAAAGAGCTGATTGAGATGCAGCAAGGGTTAAACAAATTAAGTGCCCAAATTGTTAGCCAAGAACATGAAATGCAACAGCAGATAGATCAAGCTAATAGTGACTTACAACAAACATTAGAGCAGTTAGAAGTACATAACGTGCAACTCGATTTTGCGCGGCGCAAAGCCCTGGAAGAAAACCGACAAAAATCAGAATTCTTAGCCAAAATGAGCCATGAATTACGTACGCCATTAAATGGGGTTATTGGCTTTACCCGACAAGTGCTTAAAACCAAATTAACCAGTAACCAACATGACTATTTAACCACTATTCAAAAGTCTGCTAATAGCCTTTTACACTTAGTAAATGATGTCCTAGATTTTTCTAAGTTAGAAGAAGGTCGACTGTCTATTAATCCTGAACCATTTTCACTGCGCGATATGTTAAACGACGCAACTGAATTGTTAGCTGCTAATGCGTTTGATAAATATTTAGAATTAGTGCTAATGATCGATCCTGAGTGTCCGGATGACATCATTGCTGATCCGAAGCGCTTTAGCCAAGTGCTGATGAATATTGCCGGTAATGCCATTAAATTTACTGACCATGGCAGTATCGTGATTCGAGTCAGCTGTAATTCTTTAAATGATGACCAAATAATTTTACATTGCTCAGTTCAAGATACCGGCCGTGGTATTAGCAGTGAACAACAACAACAATTATTCCATGGTTTTGGCTCTTCTGATCCCAGTAGCCATCAATCAGGTTCAGGCTTAGGTTTAATGATTTCGCAACGTTTAGTGGAAGCGATGGGCGGGAAAATTGGTTTTGAAAGTACTCAAGCTGAAGGCTCTACTTTTTGGTTTACGCTTAAATGTAAACGCCATCAATTAACCGTGGCAGAAAACTTACCTATCGCAGTATTAGAGCAGAAAACCGTGCTGTACTTTGAGCCACAACAACATTCACGTGAAGCCATGCTCCAGCTGTTACAAAGTTGGTATTTAAACGTGACCATTTGCAGTACCTTAAGCCAGTTACAGCACACGCTAGCCCAACAACAACATTATGATATTGCTATCATTGGTAAAACAGTAGCGATTAATCAAGTTAATCACATTATTAGCGTGATGCAAAAAATTAAACCGCAAACCGATTATCTGTACTTATTGGTTAATACTTTATCCCCCAGTATTCGCGAAACATTGCTTAATTCTGGTGCAGACGCTTGTTTATCCAAACCAGCTCATTTAACTAAATTGGCCATGGCATTAGCCCATCCTTATTTACAGCATCAAGCCAGTAGCGATGAAATACTATTGCCCAAAAAAGCGCAGTTAAAAGTGCTGACTGTGGATGATAATGAAGCTAATTTAAAATTAATAAATACCTTATTGGCTGAACAAGTTGAGCACATAGAATCGGCTTTTGATGGCGCCGAAGCTTGGCACAAAGCCACCCAGCATGTGTATGACATTATCTTTTTAGATATTAATATGCCGATTATGGATGGTATTAATGCCTGTCAGCGTATTAGACAAAGCTCACTAAATGAACATACGCCTATAATTGCCGTAACCGCACATACTGCCGATGGCGAGCGTGAGCGTTTAATGATGCTCGGCTTTGATGAGTTTTTAAGTAAGCCGCTAGATGAAAAGATGCTGCAGTGTATTTTACAAGAGTTCTGCCAGCATAAGCAGATTACAGCAACCGCTGCCATTAACCCTACCCCAGCTTGGCCAGAAAGCAAAATAGTCGACTGGGCACTAGCTTTACAGCAAGCTAACGGTAAAGTTAACCTAATGCAGGATATGCTAGCGATGTTAATTAGCAGCATAGAGCCGACCCAACTCGCTATACAGCAAGCCATTAAACAACACGACCGTGCTGCTTTATTACAGCATATTCATAAATTGCATGGCGGCTGTTGTTATACCGGCGTGCCAAGGTTAAAACAGTTAGCCGAGATTATTGAAACCAGCTTAAAGCAGCAAGTCCCGCTACAAACTTTAGAGCCTGAATTTTTTGAATTAGACGATTTACTGCAGACCTTGTTACAAGAACAGCAACAATGGCCAGAATGGCCAGATGTTGAAGGGTGA
- the mazG gene encoding nucleoside triphosphate pyrophosphohydrolase, which produces MTDNIPRLLNIMAKLRDTNNGCPWDLKQNYASIVPYTIEEAYEVADAIAREDFVELKDELGDLLFQVVFYAQIAKEEGRFQFDDCVAAICDKLERRHPHVFGEQALDDADAVLKNWESLKSAERKDNGQPSVLDNIPQAMPALSRANKLQKRCANVGFDWPTVEGCWLKVKEEVLEVEETADGSPELAEELGDLMFALVNVVRKHKLDPEAVLRAANNKFESRFRAVEQHISAENRSLEQATLDEMEAIWQKVKRQTKN; this is translated from the coding sequence GTGACAGATAATATCCCACGCTTACTGAATATAATGGCGAAATTACGCGATACCAATAACGGTTGTCCATGGGATCTTAAGCAAAATTACGCCAGCATAGTGCCCTACACCATAGAAGAAGCTTACGAAGTGGCTGATGCTATTGCCCGCGAAGATTTTGTTGAGCTTAAAGATGAACTGGGTGATTTACTATTCCAAGTGGTGTTTTATGCCCAGATCGCCAAAGAAGAAGGCCGCTTTCAATTTGATGATTGCGTTGCTGCTATCTGCGATAAGTTAGAGCGCCGCCATCCGCATGTATTTGGTGAACAGGCGTTAGATGATGCTGATGCAGTACTAAAAAATTGGGAGTCATTAAAAAGCGCTGAGCGTAAAGATAATGGCCAACCTAGTGTGTTGGACAATATCCCTCAGGCCATGCCCGCATTAAGTCGGGCCAATAAACTGCAAAAACGCTGTGCTAATGTTGGTTTTGATTGGCCTACTGTAGAAGGCTGCTGGCTTAAAGTAAAAGAAGAAGTATTGGAAGTTGAGGAAACCGCGGACGGTAGCCCTGAACTGGCAGAAGAGCTAGGCGACTTAATGTTTGCCTTAGTCAATGTGGTTCGCAAGCATAAATTAGATCCAGAAGCGGTGTTGCGGGCGGCGAATAATAAATTTGAAAGCCGTTTTCGAGCTGTAGAGCAACATATAAGCGCAGAAAATCGCAGCCTAGAGCAGGCGACATTGGATGAAATGGAAGCAATTTGGCAAAAAGTTAAACGCCAAACAAAGAATTAA
- the recO gene encoding DNA repair protein RecO, translating into MQNPLIAGYILHRRALGEDKLILQLLMPEIGRISAVVRKRSGKQRVALQPFQAYSLQLTGRSELKTIAKIEELAPAFNLQGKVLFSAMYINELICRIWPNDLATDQLFGLYQQSLQQLAEVTDAVVDLEPCLRQFEFELLIELGIAIDWTCDHSGQTIIAQQHYQWLAEQGFVPAKTGWLGQHLVNIGNQYWADSDTRRSAKQLSRVLLAPLLGAKPLASKALFN; encoded by the coding sequence ATGCAAAATCCGCTTATCGCTGGTTATATTCTACACCGCAGGGCTTTAGGTGAAGATAAGCTGATTTTGCAGTTACTGATGCCTGAAATAGGCCGAATTTCAGCGGTAGTTCGTAAACGTAGCGGTAAACAACGCGTTGCATTACAGCCATTTCAAGCCTATAGCTTACAGCTAACGGGCCGTTCTGAATTAAAAACCATTGCCAAAATTGAAGAGCTTGCACCGGCATTTAATTTGCAGGGCAAAGTGCTATTTAGTGCTATGTATATAAATGAGTTAATCTGTCGGATTTGGCCCAATGATTTGGCAACTGATCAATTGTTTGGCTTATATCAGCAGAGCTTACAACAACTGGCAGAGGTAACTGATGCCGTGGTCGATTTAGAACCTTGCCTACGTCAGTTTGAGTTTGAATTACTAATTGAGCTAGGGATCGCCATCGATTGGACCTGTGATCATAGTGGCCAAACCATAATTGCGCAGCAACATTATCAATGGCTAGCCGAGCAAGGTTTTGTACCGGCAAAAACCGGTTGGTTAGGCCAGCATTTAGTTAATATAGGTAATCAGTACTGGGCAGATAGCGACACACGGCGTAGCGCTAAACAATTAAGCCGAGTATTATTAGCGCCTTTACTGGGTGCTAAACCTTTGGCGAGTAAAGCTCTTTTTAATTGA